In the Tetrapisispora phaffii CBS 4417 chromosome 7, complete genome genome, one interval contains:
- the TPHA0G02560 gene encoding carboxymethylenebutenolidase (similar to Saccharomyces cerevisiae YDL086W; ancestral locus Anc_2.379) yields the protein MLITESYQDFLTADGTNLRIYIYTPKIPGYPKAKFPGVIIYSEIYQVTGPVRRLGEKIASEGYVVVAPAIYHNFVGPEALNYDVEGTDMGNEFKIKKTVESYDEDNRLCCDLLYSLPQFDGKKIGATGMCLGGHLAFRALLDKRITCATCFFPTDVHSRTLGLGMNDDTLSRVSNEASKDQELVLIFGTLDTHVPPEGRDLIRKTLRDKGVHFTFLEIHGAQHAFIRDTSSKGRYDAAITQGCLGFLFEQFNRKLKVDLGEYVDDIKPLEHVC from the coding sequence ATGTTAATTACAGAATCATATCAAGATTTCCTGACCGCAGATGGCACAAATTTGagaatttatatatatactcCAAAGATCCCAGGTTATCCAAAGGCCAAGTTTCCTGgtgttattatttacagTGAAATTTATCAAGTGACTGGACCAGTTAGAAGATTAGGAGAAAAAATTGCTTCTGAAGGTtatgttgttgttgctcCTGCAATCTACCATAATTTTGTTGGACCAGAAGCATTGAATTATGATGTCGAAGGAACTGACATGggtaatgaatttaaaatcaaaaaaactGTTGAATCTTATGATGAAGATAACAGATTGTGTTGTGATTTATTGTATTCATTACCGCAGTTTGATGGTAAAAAAATTGGTGCCACCGGTATGTGTTTAGGTGGTCATTTAGCCTTCAGAGCTCTATTAGATAAAAGAATTACATGTGCTACCTGTTTCTTCCCAACTGATGTTCATTCCAGAACTTTAGGTTTAGGAATGAATGATGACACGTTATCACGTGTTTCTAACGAAGCCTCCAAGGACCAAGAACTTGTCTTAATCTTCGGTACTTTAGATACTCACGTCCCACCAGAAGGTAGAGACTTGATTAGAAAAACTTTAAGAGATAAGGGCGTTCATTTCACATTTTTGGAAATCCATGGTGCTCAACATGCTTTCATCCGTGATACATCCAGCAAAGGCAGATACGATGCAGCAATCACTCAAGGTTGTTTAGGCTTCTTATTTGAACAATTcaatagaaaattaaaGGTTGATTTGGGAGAATATGTCGACGACATCAAACCGCTAGAACACGTATGTTAA
- the TPHA0G02580 gene encoding uncharacterized protein (similar to Saccharomyces cerevisiae NDE2 (YDL085W) and NDE1 (YMR145C); ancestral locus Anc_2.382) — protein MSIFRNAVQRTALCSRVSLRNQQVLGLQKRTFSNSFKLLSNEKAIPKQSRSKFFLKYFVNSAMLLGVGATGYLFFSLYRESHPAPQIPQSKTFANGSPRKTLVILGSGWGSVSLLKNLDTSKYNVVVVSPRNFFLYTPLLPSAPVGTVELKSIVEPIRAIGRRSKGEVIYHEGEASDVDTVNKVIKVKSSMNGAPHEFDVKYDYLVVGVGAQPNTFGTPGVYEHASFLKEISDAQEIRRKVMTTVSSAASLDPSDPERKRLLSFIVVGGGPTGVEFAAELQDFVDQDLSKWMPTISKEIKVTLVEASPNILGMFDKSLIQYTNDLFKKEKIEVKLKTAVKEVKETTVTTKCGDVVEETPYGILVWATGNAPRDVSLKLMSKLEEQNSRRGLLIDDKLRLLGGNGSIYSIGDCTFHAGLFPTAQVAFQEGVYLGEVFNKIHKIDQLKWELSNTQDKSSQEKIQAKIDIMNSKIDDFKYHHLGALAYIGSEKAIADIAMGESRYNLSGSFTFLFWRYAYLSMCISARNKVLVALDWIKVSIFGRNSSV, from the coding sequence ATGTCTATATTCAGAAATGCCGTCCAAAGAACGGCTTTATGCTCAAGGGTTTCGTTAAGAAACCAACAAGTTTTAGGCTTGCAGAAGAGAACCTTCTCAAACTCGTTCAAGTTGCTCTCAAATGAGAAAGCAATTCCAAAACAGTCCCGTTCCAAGTTCTTCTTGAAATACTTTGTTAACTCAGCTATGTTGCTGGGTGTCGGTGCTACAGGGTATTTGTTTTTCTCTCTTTACAGGGAGTCTCATCCAGCTCCACAAATCCCACAATCAAAGACTTTTGCCAATGGTTCCCCAAGAAAGACTTTGGTCATCTTAGGTTCAGGTTGGGGTTCTGTTTCCTTGTTGAAAAACTTGGACACCTCCAAATATAACGTTGTTGTCGTTTCTCCAAGAAACTTCTTTTTGTACACTCCTTTGTTGCCTTCTGCCCCAGTCGGTACCGTCGAATTGAAATCGATCGTCGAACCAATAAGAGCTATTGGCAGAAGATCAAAAGGTGAAGTTATTTACCATGAAGGTGAAGCCAGTGACGTCGATACCGTTAACAAGGTTATCAAAGTCAAGTCCTCTATGAACGGTGCTCCTCATGAATTCGATGTTAAGTACGACTACCTGGTCGTCGGTGTTGGTGCTCAACCAAACACTTTTGGGACTCCTGGTGTCTACGAACATGCTTCCTTTTTGAAGGAAATCTCTGACGCTCAAGAAATTAGACGTAAGGTCATGACCACTGTCTCCAGTGCTGCTAGTTTGGACCCAAGTGATCCTGAAAGAAAACGTTTATTGAGTTTCATTGTTGTCGGTGGTGGCCCAACCGGTGTTGAATTTGCCGCTGAATTGCAAGATTTCGTCGATCAGGATTTAAGTAAATGGATGCCAACTATCTCAAAGGAAATTAAGGTCACTTTAGTCGAAGCTTCTCCAAATATTCTGGGTATGTTCGACAAGTCATTGATTCAATACACTAACGATTTATTTAAGAaggaaaaaattgaagtcAAATTAAAGACAGCAGTCAAGGAAGTTAAAGAAACTACTGTCACCACTAAATGTGGTGATGTCGTTGAAGAAACTCCTTACGGTATTTTAGTCTGGGCTACTGGTAATGCTCCAAGAGACGTCTCTCTGAAGTTGATGTCCAAATTGGAAGAACAAAACTCCAGAAGAGGTCTATTGATCGATGATAAATTGAGACTATTAGGTGGTAACGGTTCTATTTACAGTATTGGTGATTGTACTTTCCATGCAGGTTTGTTCCCAACTGCCCAAGTTGCTTTCCAAGAAGGTGTCTACTTAGGTGAGGTTTTCAACAAGATCCACAAAATCGATCAACTAAAATGGGAATTGTCCAATACTCAAGACAAGTCCTCTCAAGAAAAGATCCAAGCAAAGATTGACATCATGAACTCCAAGATTGATGACTTTAAATACCACCATCTAGGTGCTTTGGCTTACATTGGTTCCGAGAAGGCCATTGCTGACATAGCAATGGGTGAATCTAGGTACAACTTATCTGGTTCATTCACCTTCTTATTCTGGAGATATGCATACTTATCCATGTGTATTTCTGCCAGAAATAAGGTTTTAGTTGCCCTTGATTGGATCAAGGTCTCTATTTTCGGTAGAAACTCCTCTGTTTAA
- the FDO1 gene encoding Fdo1p (similar to Saccharomyces cerevisiae YMR144W; ancestral locus Anc_2.385) — protein sequence MQNIETPNTMNEDEELKKCLYSARRILKSLNSFQLMSPLEDSSDSRNRIDNLQTPLTQRTFTKINLEIKNAIDSTEIGKDFETLESSNTFTDKNITPKSLSPTNTNTNEISSNDNNSIFTSTDSTHSVETKPSTLDLSNNINSQQICTTIKSLVDMLNLMSQEVQKLKFKNSLLSSQESESKNNYKLELNLQKQQFEKLKFQLNEENTLYLSDIKNKDNKVKKYKSKIMEKNQEINKLRRLLNNNPIYVNNNSVTPHNTKTMAVPGRRVVSMNSSLSPVTVNKKEGPDMLNALGLLASHVLNDKIQLDNCMDNIPRTITDNDEQNSVNSQDSQTEKIGDQYIETKNNKPADSETTINAELTINNDLTEDLSTVNKAVALPERPPKDNKLLLTSENLTLPKMRSFSTMDGSTGNI from the coding sequence AtgcaaaatattgaaacacCAAATACCAtgaatgaagatgaagaactGAAAAAATGTCTTTATAGTGCAAGAAGGATTctgaaatcattaaatagCTTCCAATTGATGTCACCATTAGAAGACAGCTCTGATTCACGAAATAGAATAGACAATTTGCAAACTCCGTTAACCCAAAGAACATTTACAAAGATAAATCtggaaataaaaaatgcaATTGACTCTACAGAAATTGGTAAGGATTTTGAAACACTGGAAAGTTCAAACACATTTacagataaaaatataacacCTAAATCACTATCCCCCACTAATACGAACACAAACGAAATAtcttcaaatgataataattcaatttttacCAGTACTGATTCTACACATTCAGTAGAAACTAAACCAAGTACTCTTGATTTATCTAATAACATTAATAGCCAGCAGATTTGCACTACTATTAAATCGTTAGTGGATATGCTTAATTTAATGTCACAGGaagttcaaaaattaaagttCAAAAATTCTCTCTTAAGTTCCCAAGAATCTGAgtctaaaaataattataaactAGAACTGAACCTACAGAAACAACAATTCGAGAAACTTAAATTTCAGTTAAATGAGGAGAATACCTTGTATTTGTCCGATATTAagaataaagataataaagtAAAGAAGTACAAGAGTAAGATCATGGAAAAAAAccaagaaataaataagttaagaagattattgaataataatccAATATACGTCAATAATAACAGTGTCACACCTCATAATACAAAGACAATGGCAGTGCCAGGTAGGAGAGTCGTGTCAATGAACTCTAGTTTAAGCCCAGTAACAGTAAACAAAAAGGAAGGACCTGATATGCTAAACGCCTTAGGGCTATTAGCATCCCatgttttaaatgataaaattcAGTTGGACAATTGCATGGACAATATTCCACGGACAATTACTGATAATGATGAACAAAACTCAGTAAATTCACAAGATTCACAAACCGAGAAAATAGGTGATCAATATATTGAGaccaaaaataataaaccaGCTGATAGCGAAACAACAATTAATGCTGAACTAACAATCAATAACGACTTAACTGAAGATTTGTCAACTGTGAACAAAGCAGTTGCACTTCCAGAAAGACCACCGAAGGACAACAAACTCTTGCTAACTTCGGAAAATTTAACTTTACCAAAGATGAGAAGTTTTAGCACGATGGATGGCTCAACTGGgaacatttaa
- the RPP1A gene encoding ribosomal protein P1 (similar to Saccharomyces cerevisiae RPP1A (YDL081C); ancestral locus Anc_2.388), whose amino-acid sequence MSTETALAYAALILADSEIEISQDNLITLVKSANIEIEGIWADIFAKALGNQNLKDLLVNFSAGAAPAAVGGASGAAAGGDDAAAAEEAEEEAKEESDDEMGFGLFD is encoded by the coding sequence atgtCTACCGAAACTGCTTTAGCTTACGCTGCTTTAATCTTAGCTGATtctgaaattgaaatttctcAAGACAACTTGATTACTTTAGTCAAGTCTGCCAACATCGAAATTGAAGGTATCTGGGCTGACATCTTCGCCAAGGCTTTGGGTAACCAAAACTTAAAGGATTTATTAGTTAACTTCTCTGCCGGTGCTGCTCCAGCTGCCGTTGGTGGTGCCTCTGGTGCTGCTGCTGGTGGTGATGATGCTGCCGCTGCTGAAGAAGCTGAGGAAGAAGCTAAGGAAGAATCCGACGACGAAATGGGTTTCGGTTTATTCGATTAA
- the TPHA0G02595 gene encoding 60S ribosomal protein eL13 (similar to Saccharomyces cerevisiae RPL13A (YDL082W) and RPL13B (YMR142C); ancestral locus Anc_2.387), which translates to MAISKNLPLLKNHFRKNWQERVRVHFDQAGKKASRRDARTAKAAKIAPRPLDLLRPVVRAPTVKYNRKVRAGRGFSLAEIKAAGLTAAYARTIGIAVDHRRQNRNQEIFDINVQRLKEYQSKIIVFPRKGKVPETEQVLSAAASFPIAQPVTDVETRAVEDNGVSAYTTLRLARSEKRYKGIREKRAREKAEAEAEKKK; encoded by the exons ATGG CTATCTCCAAGAATTTACCATTATTGAAGAACCACTTCAGAAAGAACTGGCAAGAACGTGTCAGAGTTCACTTCGACCAAGCTGGTAAGAAGGCCTCTAGACGTGATGCCAGAACTGCTAAAGCTGCTAAGATTGCTCCAAGACCATTAGACTTACTAAGACCAGTCGTTAGAGCCCCAACTGTTAAATACAACAGAAAGGTTAGAGCTGGTAGAGGTTTCTCTTTAGCCGAAATCAAGGCTGCTGGTTTAACTGCTGCTTACGCCAGAACCATTGGTATCGCTGTCGACCACAGAAGACAAAACAGAAACCAAGAAATCTTTGACATCAACGTTCAAAGATTAAAGGAATACCAATCTAAGATTATTGTTTTCCCAAGAAAGGGTAAGGTCCCAGAAACTGAACAAGTCTTATCTGCTGCCGCTTCTTTCCCAATTGCTCAACCAGTCACTGATGTTGAAACCAGAGCTGTTGAAGACAACGGTGTCTCTGCTTACACTACTTTGAGATTAGCCAGATCCGAAAAGAGATACAAGGGTATCAGAGAAAAGAGAGCCAGAGAAAAGGCTGAAGCTGAAGctgaaaagaagaaataa
- the TPHA0G02585 gene encoding DEAD/DEAH box helicase (similar to Saccharomyces cerevisiae SUB2 (YDL084W); ancestral locus Anc_2.384), with product MSHEGEEDLLEYSDNEQDIQVVADKAAENTETAAADEGVEGEDKKGSYVGIHSTGFKDFLLKPELSRAIIDCGFEHPSEVQQHTIPQSIHGTDVLCQAKSGLGKTAVFVLSTLQQLDPVPGEVSVVVICNARELAYQIRNEYLRFSKYMPEVKTAVFYGGTPIKNDADLLKNKETAPQIIVATPGRLKALVRDKLIDLSHVKNFVIDECDKVLEELDMRRDVQDIFRATPRDKQVMMFSATLSEDIRPICRRFLQNPLEIFVDDEAKLTLHGLQQYYIKIEEREKNRKLAQLLDDLEFNQVIIFVKSTKRANELTKLLNDSNFPAITVHGHMKQAERIARYKAFKDFEKRICVSTDVFGRGIDIERINLAINYDLTTEADQYLHRVGRAGRFGTKGLAVSFVSSPEDEEVLGKIQERFDVKIAEYPEEGIDPSTYLNN from the coding sequence ATGTCACACGAAGGTGAAGAAGATTTATTGGAATATTCCGACAACGAACAAGATATTCAGGTCGTTGCTGATAAGGCTGCTGAAAACACTGAAACTGCCGCTGCTGATGAAGGTGTCGAAGGTGAAGATAAGAAAGGTTCTTATGTTGGTATCCATTCCACTGGTTTCAAGGATTTCTTATTGAAACCAGAATTGTCAAGAGCTATCATTGACTGTGGTTTTGAACATCCTTCTGAAGTTCAACAGCATACCATCCCACAATCTATTCACGGCACTGACGTTCTATGTCAAGCTAAATCTGGTTTGGGTAAGACTgctgtttttgttttgtcTACTTTACAACAGTTGGACCCTGTTCCAGGCGAGGTTTCCGTTGTCGTTATCTGTAACGCAAGAGAATTAGCTTATCAAATTCGTAACGAATATTTAAGATTCTCCAAATATATGCCAGAAGTTAAAACTGCTGTCTTCTACGGTGGTACTCCAATCAAGAACGATGCCgatttattgaagaataaAGAAACCGCTCCTCAGATCATTGTTGCTACCCCAGGTAGATTAAAGGCTTTGGTTAGAGACaagttaattgatttatccCACGTTAAGAACTTCGTCATCGACGAATGTGACAAAGTTTTGGAAGAATTAGACATGAGAAGAGATGTTCAAGACATTTTCAGAGCAACTCCAAGAGACAAGCAAGTTATGATGTTCTCTGCTACTCTATCCGAAGACATTAGACCAATCTGTAGACGTTTCTTACAAAATCCATTAGAGATCTTCGTTGATGATGAAGCTAAGTTAACTTTACACGGTTTACAACAATACTACATCAAGATTGAAGAACGTGAAAAGAACCGTAAATTAGCCCAATTATTAGATGATCTAGAGTTCAACCAAGTTATCATTTTCGTCAAATCTACAAAGAGAGCTAAtgaattaacaaaattgtTAAACGACTCTAACTTTCCAGCTATTACTGTTCACGGTCACATGAAACAAGCTGAACGTATTGCTCGCTATAAAGCTTTTAAGGACTTCGAAAAGCGTATCTGTGTTTCCACTGATGTTTTCGGTAGAGGTATCGATATCGAACGTATTAACCTAGCTATCAACTACGATCTAACAACCGAAGCTGATCAATACTTACACAGAGTCGGTAGAGCCGGTAGATTCGGTACTAAAGGTTTAGCTGTTTCTTTCGTTTCCTCCccagaagatgaagaagtCTTGGGAAAGATTCAAGAACGTTTCGATGTTAAAATTGCCGAATATCCAGAGGAAGGTATTGACCCATCTACATACTTAAACAACTAA
- the NPL6 gene encoding Npl6p (similar to Saccharomyces cerevisiae NPL6 (YMR091C); ancestral locus Anc_2.471), whose product MPRGQWRKTKKAVVEEPQDDDLKRSSTRSRSASTRPNYKIDTEGLDINEPGSDDDEYNEEAEVAEDEDEDEDEGNQKDTTLKRTLDDTADGAVSENEDDKPKSESKKARLSSETPAETPTENVYVVAGLLEDEYDLPADPVGEKKITKNGELLDGREFKVRTFTLLDKEDKLFMLATEPARAVGYRDSHMFFGQNSNLYKLIPTQHQKNNLVERSLIPYSYKSRHFGLVTARSVFREFGHRIIKDGNEVDDDYYVSTPHPIRKAESRKVSKRGMEGLDISDAANAMNPAKNAIEFFDRRSHLQYVGDTASGNNINATNWLYQHAAACSRFNSDMYYDRSRYLLIDQQGIRDPYTNVLHLPQSTQSTTVISFKKINDKETLDKPKNIIYETKITNRDLNRPITGLSDVSPELYEGLVSEEVKNAILKQQEYEKNN is encoded by the coding sequence ATGCCAAGAGGACAGTGgagaaaaacaaaaaaggCAGTCGTCGAGGAACCTCAAGACGACGATTTGAAGAGGTCGTCAACTCGCTCCAGGTCTGCAAGTACAAGGCCCAATTATAAGATCGATACTGAAGGATTGGATATCAATGAGCCTGGCagtgatgatgatgagTACAACGAAGAAGCAGAAGTTGCTGAAGATGAGGATGAGGATGAAGATGAGGGAAACCAAAAGGATACAACCTTAAAGAGAACATTGGATGATACTGCCGATGGTGCTGTGTCTGAGAATGAGGATGATAAACCCAAATCAGAATCAAAGAAGGCCCGTCTTTCTTCAGAAACGCCAGCAGAGACCCCAACAGAGAATGTTTACGTGGTGGCCGGTTTGTTAGAGGATGAATACGACTTGCCAGCTGATCCAGTAGGTGAAAAGAAGATCACTAAAAATGGTGAGTTGTTAGATGGAAGAGAGTTTAAAGTGCGTACATTTACATTATTAGATAAAGAGGATAAACTTTTCATGTTAGCCACTGAACCTGCAAGAGCTGTAGGTTACAGAGACTCTCATATGTTTTTTGGTCAAAATTCGAATCTATATAAGTTGATTCCAACCCAACACCAAAAGAATAATTTAGTTGAACGCTCGTTAATCCCATACTCATACAAGAGTAGACATTTCGGTTTAGTCACAGCTAGAAGTGTATTTAGAGAATTTGGTCACAGAATAATCAAAGATGGTAATGAAGTCGATGATGATTATTATGTATCCACTCCACATCCAATCAGGAAAGCTGAATCAAGAAAAGTATCAAAGAGAGGTATGGAAGGACTTGATATATCAGATGCAGCAAATGCAATGAATCCTGCTAAGAATGCGATTGAATTTTTCGATAGAAGATCTCATTTACAATATGTTGGGGATACCGCTTCGGGTAATAATATCAACGCAACAAATTGGTTGTATCAACATGCAGCAGCATGCAGCAGGTTTAATAGCGATATGTATTACGACAGAAGTCGTTACTTATTGATTGATCAGCAAGGTATTAGAGATCCGTATACTAACGTTTTACATTTACCACAATCTACACAATCAACCACCGTAATaagtttcaaaaaaatcaacGATAAAGAAACCCTCGATAAACCtaagaatataatatatgaaaCAAAGATAACTAATAGAGATTTAAATAGACCAATTACAGGTTTATCAGATGTATCACCTGAGCTTTATGAAGGTTTGGTCTCTGAAGAAGTTAAAAATGCTATATTAAAGCAACAGgaatatgaaaaaaataattaa
- the TPHA0G02570 gene encoding WD40 repeat domain-containing protein (similar to Saccharomyces cerevisiae TIF34 (YMR146C); ancestral locus Anc_2.380) → MRPIMLVGHERPLTQVKYNREGDLVFTCSKDNVASVWFSINGERLGTLEGHTGAIWSIDVDQYTDCCVTGSADYSVKVWNVSNGKVVHTWNAPVPVKRVEFSPCGNYILAVLDDVMRYPGSINIYEVKRDANTHEIVEFVEEPILIIDTQEGHKGATVAGWSTEGRYIIAGHKDGKVSKYNAKTGEFLKSVEAHKQTIGDIQFSPDRSYFITASRDSTAHILDVETFEQLKTYEADCPLNTASITPLKQFVVLGGGQDAKDVTTTSAREGKFEARFYHKVFEEEIGRVKGHFGPLNTIAVDPQGTSYTSGGEDGFVRIHHFEKSYFDFKYDVEKAAEAKQHMQEIA, encoded by the coding sequence ATGAGACCTATTATGTTAGTTGGGCACGAACGTCCATTAACCCAAGTTAAGTACAACAGAGAAGGTGACTTAGTGTTCACATGTTCGAAGGATAACGTTGCCAGTGTTTGGTTTTCCATTAACGGTGAAAGACTAGGTACCTTAGAAGGTCACACCGGTGCCATTTGGTCTATTGATGTCGACCAGTACACTGATTGTTGTGTCACTGGTAGTGCCGATTACTCTGTAAAGGTTTGGAATGTCTCCAACGGTAAAGTCGTTCACACTTGGAATGCCCCAGTTCCTGTCAAAAGAGTAGAGTTTTCCCCATGTggtaattatatattagcTGTATTAGATGACGTTATGAGATATCCAGGttctattaatatttacGAAGTCAAGAGAGACGCCAATACACACGAAATAGttgaatttgttgaagAGCCTATATTAATCATCGACACTCAAGAGGGGCACAAGGGTGCCACCGTTGCTGGTTGGTCTACTGAAGGTAGATACATCATTGCCGGCCACAAAGACGGTAAAGtcagtaaatataatgctAAGACCGGTGAGTTTTTGAAGTCGGTTGAAGCCCACAAACAAACCATTGGTGATATCCAATTCTCACCAGACCGTTCATACTTTATCACTGCATCCAGGGACTCCACTGCACATATACTTGATGTCGAAACTTTCGAGCAATTAAAGACATACGAAGCCGACTGTCCATTGAACACTGCATCGATCACACCATTGAAACAGTTTGTTGTGTTGGGCGGTGGTCAAGACGCTAAGGATGTCACCACCACTAGTGCCAGAGAAGGGAAATTCGAAGCCAGATTCTATCACAAAGTGTTCGAAGAAGAAATCGGTAGAGTGAAAGGTCATTTCGGTCCATTAAACACAATTGCAGTAGACCCACAAGGTACCTCATACACATCCGGTGGTGAAGATGGTTTTGTACGTATACatcattttgaaaaatcatattttgatttcaaGTATGACGTTGAGAAAGCTGCTGAAGCTAAACAACACATGCAAGAAATAGCATAG